From one Pempheris klunzingeri isolate RE-2024b chromosome 9, fPemKlu1.hap1, whole genome shotgun sequence genomic stretch:
- the LOC139207574 gene encoding uncharacterized protein: MTTSAAKLQGIYNQQGFLSALPVVNETELREANQAFSQLEKEFGEQYTQYSLHNVHLQYPWVRSLTQHQQILRVVKAILDNKSVIHDGLLVHASDANTSQRRRYGFVIRYVPTRACPIQDPDRPRKFDATMLVCGTDHLNHFSRKNNNN, from the exons atgactACATCCGCGGCTAAACTGCAGGGGATCTACAACCAGCAGGGCTTCCTCTCAGCGCTGCCTGTAGTGAATGAGACAGAGCTGAGGGAGGCCAATCAGGCCTTTTCTCAGCTGGAGAAGGAATTTG GTGAACAGTACACCCAGTACAGTCTCCACAATGTTCACCTTCAGTATCCATGGGTGAGGAGCCTGACCCAGCACCAGCAAATCTTACGAGTGGTCAAAGCCATCCTGGACAATAAATCTGTC ATTCATGATGGATTACTCGTCCATGCCAGTGATGCCAACACATCCCAGAGGAGGCGATATGGGTTTGTAATCCGTTATGTTCCCACCCGTGCATGTCCCATACAG GATCCTGATCGTCCCAGGAAATTTGATGCGACAATGTTAGTCTGTGGAACGGATCACTTAAATCACTTCtccagaaaaaacaacaa TAATTGA
- the LOC139207311 gene encoding TNFAIP3-interacting protein 1, with amino-acid sequence MDGDVLSLSSFSSISSSGAAAGGQKDTSNSLHQNQQEHKTTEELWTEDVSPEGNRLLSTEEQVTLITESMTVTSTDQEKLLLLNKNTELRRVNKELMKLNEDWDQVYRSATLGLQHRLEAVELENTAIKQLNSRLLLKVEHQQSAKEYYEQALMQELKKNQELQEYIRLLESRMHHPDKDCTPAKQGNFSAVVHSPVSCPTSNPPGGPDLSPSHISGYNPSSPFHPAPSSLDAGRQEKSQSSSTPLGALGDSHQEVHDLKEQLEALRCQTQIYEAEYETEHNDHKHTLHENRRLRKKREEMRQQVALLQEQLKVYEDDFRRERSDKQMLQRLLLKKTPSNKEAVLIHRCNNEQQPLGGDKRSQSGEKRKQHHPLCPKHSNRDKE; translated from the exons ATGGACGGAGATGTGCTGTCTTTGTCATCTTTCTCATCAATATCCTcctcaggagcagcagcaggaggacagaaagacaCTTCGAACAGCCTCCATCAGAACCAACAGGAACACAAAACAACTGAAGAATTATG gacagaGGATGTGAGTCCTGAGGGTAACAGGCTGCTGtccacagaggagcaggtcaCTTTGATCACTGAGAGCATGACTGTCACCTCCACTGACCAAgagaaactgctgctgctcaacaaGAACACTGAGCTCCGCAGAGTCAACAAAGAG CTGATGAAGCTGAATGAGGACTGGGACCAAGTGTATCGCAGTGCCACGCTGGGTCTACAACATAGGCTGGAggctgtggagctggagaaCACTGCCATTAAACAGCTCAACAGCAGACTGCTGCTCAAAGTCGAGCAccagcag AGTGCAAAGGAGTACTATGAGCAGGCATTAATgcaggagctgaagaagaaccAGGAGCTGCAAGAATACATCAGACTGCTGGAGAGCAGGATGCATCACCCAGACAAAGACTGCACACCCGCCAAACAG GGCAACTTCAGTGCTGTGGTTCACAGTCCTGTGTCGTGCCCCACAAGTAATCCTCCCGGAGGTCCCGACCTCTCCCCCAGTCACATCTCTGGATACAACCCCTCATCCCCCTTTCACCCAGCTCCTTCCAGCCTAGATGCAGGGCGGCAGGAAAAAAGCCAGAGCAGCAGTACCccactgggagcactgggagaCTCCCATCAAGAAGTACATGATCTGAAAGAGCAGCTGGAGGCACTGAGATGTCAG ACTCAGATTTATGAAGCTGAATATGAGACGGAGCATaatgaccacaaacacacactgcatgagAACCGGaggctgaggaagaagagggaggagatgcGCCAACAGGTGGCACTACTGCAAGAGCAG CTCAAGGTTTATGAGGATGACTTCCGACGGGAGCGGTCTGACAAACAGATGCTGCAGCGGCTGCTGTTGAAGAAAACGCCTTCAAACAAGGAAGCAGTGCTTATCCACCGCTGCAATAATGAGCAGCAGCCACTAGGAGGGGACAAGAGGTCACAaagtggagagaagagaaaacagcacCACCCACTCTGCCCCAAACACTCAAATAGAGACAAAGAATAA
- the LOC139207521 gene encoding uncharacterized protein — MAQPRSPHMSVGILSISGGSLLLLVNNYASSPEKDFIPHTALGIVLLIIAALLAYAGICHSLTHARLFSSLCLTVSALWCGSGLVYILVGQGILQLTELRSSLVPGLAAFTLALLIIGSVAVTVKKTVIFLIAVGISLACAHQIAGLSAAGFGQSATAANYLLVSLVCVYFGFGRLLSTITHGKVEPQGTGLKRKPEVKTEQNEGGSGAVSVGLVMNLLSASVLACPLLGVVPQLSTGHVPWLWTAGVFQLGVCVLLYRAMDTLAATFYGLTALLKFAEGYSALLSFYLIQPFTAVPLPIVFSVLFSILALFSCQKSLLEGLYQLFYAAYCIAIAAQPQGFFQGGTQGVQGAIFVISACMLLITTFNMVSTTMIPTGRGYVKALVTRARGLTLRAHDKELHAPHLGSSKYADAEVLGHACNVLAAFAITATGGDRHPLFVLVLPWVVAAGGALQLLCGSVAFARGKTFESTVFVLYGVMWTVWGLTRYGGLYGETRSFNVAVGIIGFMLFNSLVTASALFLNVAWFAYALTFQLILISFLLDAVGALPYGYDIGVTIIFGLVSFYCFLAHIFNNTFQSPQIPLGKPLIKLKGVGGGADMCPHVPARKATSVQQIAEIMKNGGIVGMPTDTVYVLVAACNRPDAVVKAYKVKKQAQDRPMSLWISSIKQLEPVRHLLSPLLLDFMEAAWPSSISMVIPRGLWMDTFGLGDAAKHIGTPQSIAIRNPDCSVATHLINLVGPIAVTSANPTGEADTTHHNQVYAKLGDKVEGVLCDGPSPENIASTVVDCTKIETGHIGFFRVGLIPKSKVLQIFEEVQKRHRQGQINPAFEYDVLVGTAQSGRETGSSTPEQDPVLRNGS, encoded by the exons ATGGCTCAGCCCCGCTCCCCTCACATGTCCGTCGGCATACTGAGCATCTCTGGCG GTTCTCTCCTGCTCTTGGTGAACAACTATGCCAGCTCACCTGAAAAGGACTTCATTCCCCATACTGCACTGGGGATTGTGCTCCTCATCATTGCAGCCCTCTTAGCATATGCAG GTATTTGCCACAGTCTGACCCACGCCCggctgttttcctctctgtgtctgactgtgtccGCCCTGTGGTGTGGTTCTGGTCTGGTGTACATCCTGGTGGGACAGGGGATACTGCAGCTCACAGAGCTGAGATCCTCTCTGGTCCCGGGCCTGGCAGCATTTACCTTAGCCCTGCTCATCATAGGCAGTGTAGCAGTCACAGTAAAGAAAACAGTTATTTTTCTAATAGCTGTAGGCATTAGTTTAGCATGTGCCCATCAGATCGCTGGTTTGTCTGCTGCAGGTTTTGGTCAGTCTGCCACGGCTGCTAACTATCTCCTTgtcagtctggtgtgtgtgtactttggtTTTGGACGTCTATTGTCCACCATCACTCATGGTAAAGTGGAGCCTCAAGGAACGGGCCTGAAGAGAAAACCTGAggtgaaaacagagcagaacgAGGGGGGTAGTGGTGCAGTGTCAGTAGGTCTGGTGATGAACTTGCTGTCCGCCTCTGTGTTAGCTTGTCCTCTGTTAGGTGTGGTCCCCCAGCTCTCCACCGGCCACGTCCCCTGGCTGTGGACAGCTGGAGTCTTCCAGCTTGGCGTGTGTGTCCTCCTCTACCGAGCCATGGACACACTAGCTGCCACTTTTTACGGCTTAACTGCTCTGCTGAAATTTGCAGAGGGCTACAGCGCTCTGCTATCATTCTACTTGATTCAGCCCTTCACCGCTGTTCCCCTCCCCATTGTcttctctgtgcttttctccATCCTGGCTCTGTTCAGTTGTCAGAAGAGCTTGCTGGAGGGGCTCTACCAGTTATTCTATGCAGCTTATTGTATTGCCATTGCAGCCCAGCCTCAAGGCTTCTTCCAGGGAGGCACGCAGGGTGTACAGGGAGCTATATTTGTAATCTCTGCCTGTATGCTTTTAATCACCACATTCAATATGGTCTCCACTACAATGATTCCCACAGGGCGGGGCTATGTCAAGGCTTTAGTAACCAGGGCGCGGGGTCTTACCTTAAGAGCCCATGATAAAGAGCTACACGCGCCTCACCTGGGCTCCTCGAAGTATGCAGATGCGGAGGTGTTGGGCCACGCCTGCAATGTGCTTGCTGCTTTTGCCATCACAGCCACAGGTGGTGACAGACACCCTCTGTTTGTGCTGGTTCTGCCCTGGGTGGTGGCGGCTGGAGGGgctctccagctgctctgcGGTTCAGTGGCTTTTGCTCGAGGTAAAACCTTTGAGAGCACAGTTTTTGTTCTCTATGGGGTGATGTGGACAGTGTGGGGGTTGACGCGATACGGCGGCCTGTACGGGGAAACCAGAAGTTTCAACGTGGCCGTCGGGATCATTGGCTTCATGTTGTTTAACAGTTTAGTGACCGCTTCAGCCCTGTTTCTAAATGTTGCCTGGTTTGCCTACGCTCTCACCTTCCAGCTCATCCTCATTAGCTTCCTGTTAGATGCAGTAGGTGCACTGCCGTATGGTTATGACATAGGAGTCACCATCATCTTTGGTCTCgtcagtttttattgtttcctgGCCCACATTTTCAATAACACCTTCCAGTCCCCCCAGATCCCTCTAGGAAAACCTTTAATTAAGCTGAAAGGGGTGGGGGGAGGCGCAGATATGTGTCCACATGTTCCAGCTCGCAAGGCCACATCTGTCCAGCAGATTGCAG AAATCATGAAAAATGGTGGCATAGTTGGAATGCCTACTGACACAGTCTATGTGCTGGTGGCTGCTTGCAACAGGCCTGACGCAGTTGTCAAAGCTTACAA GGTGAAGAAGCAGGCGCAGGACCGACCCATGTCTCTGTGGATCTCTTCCATCAAGCAGCTGGAGCCGGTGCGACACCTGCTGAGCCCTCTGCTCCTGGACTTCATGGAGGCTGCGTGGCCCTCCTCCATTAGCATGGTTATACCCAGAG GCCTCTGGATGGACACATTCGGTTTAGGAGATGCTGCCAAGCACATAGGGACTCCGCAAAGTATTGCTATCAGAAACCCAGACTGCTCTGTGGCCACACACCTCATTAATCTG GTGGGGCCCATTGCTGTAACCTCAGCCAACCCTACAGGCGAGGCAGACACAACTCACCACAACCAAGTTTACGCCAAGCTGGGCGACAAG GTGGAGGGAGTGTTATGTGATGGACCCTCCCCAGAGAACATTGCATCTACTGTGGTTGACTGCACTAAGATTGAAACGGGGCATATTGGTTTCTTCAGAGTGGGTCTCATTCCTAAATCTAAG GTTCTTCAAATCTTCGAGGAGGTTCAGAAGCGGCACAGACAGGGGCAGATCAATCCTGCTTTTGAATATGATGTGCTTGTCGGCACTGCACAGTCAGGAAGAGAAACTGGAAGCTCAACACCTGAACAAGATCCAGTCCTTAGAAATGGGTCATAG
- the LOC139207262 gene encoding glutamine amidotransferase-like class 1 domain-containing protein 3, mitochondrial gives MVKRVAVILSGCGVYDGTEIHEASAILVHLSRAEAKVEMFAPNADQMHVVNHCEGKPTEEKRNILQESARIARGDVTDLAKLDVSAFDAVIIPGGFGVAKNLSDWAVKNKDFTIQPQVEKLLKAFHKAGKPLGMCCISPILVAKIVPGCELTLGQDKECEKWPYAQTAGAVKEMGCKHVNTDVEKAHVDAKNKLVSTCAFMCNAPIHKVFDGIGVMVKETLKLA, from the exons ATGGTGAAGCGTGTTGCAGTCATCCTCTCAGGCTGTGGAGTGTATGATGGCACTGAGATCCACGAGGCCTCCGCCATTCTCGTCCATCTGAGTCGGGCTGAAGCAAAG GTGGAGATGTTTGCTCCAAATGCAGATCAGATGCATGTTGTAAACCACTGTGAGGGGAAACctacagaggagaaaagaaacatcCTGCAGGAGAGTGCCCGCATCGCCAGGGGTGATGTGACCGATCTGGCCAAGTTGGACGTTTCAGCATTTGATGCCGTCATCATCCCAG GGGGCTTCGGTGTGGCTAAGAACCTGAGCGACTGGGCAGTGAAGAATAAAGACTTCACCATCCAGCCACAAGTAGAGAAGCTCCTCAAGGCTTTCCACAAAGCCGGAAAGCCGCTGGGCATGTGCTGCATCTCCCCCATCCTCGTTGCAAAGATCGTGCCTGGCTGTGAGCTCACTCTGGGACAGGACAAAGAGTGTGAAAA GTGGCCGTACGCTCAGACAGCAGGTGCTGTGAAGGAGATGGGCTGCAAACACGTCAACACGGATGTGGAGAAAGCACACGTGGATGCCAAAAATAAGCTGGTCTCTACCTGTGCATTCATGTGCAATGCTCCCATTCATAAAGTCTTTGATGGGATAGGAGTCATGGTTAAAGAGACACTGAAACTGGCTTAA